In Micromonospora sp. WMMD980, the following are encoded in one genomic region:
- a CDS encoding aminotransferase class I/II-fold pyridoxal phosphate-dependent enzyme: MTGFGTTAVHGDDGLVPGGAVAPPIVQSATFSAESDERFAEIATEARGSTFYTRYGNPNHAQVAAVVAGLEGAETGLVTASGMGAISTVALALLAAGDHVVVQRSTYGGTTSLATGLLPRFGVDCTQVDQTDSDAFARALRPETRLVLVETPSNPLLELTDLAAVVEVAHAAGALVVVDNTFATPVNQRPLAAGADLVWHSGTKFLGGHSDVSAGVVVGGAELVERVWRTSIVTGATLGPVDAWLLLRGLRTLSLRVERHNANALALAEALADHPAVARVRYPGLPSHPQHELARRQMTGFGGVLGVELAAGRDGAAALLAGLRLAKRAASLGSVSTLVVHPRSMWAGIVDAEQLAAAGIGAGLVRVSTGIEDTDDLVADFLAALADAPA; this comes from the coding sequence ATGACCGGGTTCGGCACCACAGCGGTGCACGGCGACGACGGCCTGGTCCCCGGCGGGGCGGTCGCGCCGCCGATCGTGCAGAGCGCCACCTTCAGCGCCGAGTCCGACGAGCGGTTCGCCGAGATCGCCACCGAGGCGCGCGGCAGCACGTTCTACACCCGCTACGGCAACCCGAACCACGCGCAGGTGGCCGCCGTGGTCGCCGGACTGGAGGGCGCGGAGACCGGGCTGGTCACCGCGTCCGGGATGGGCGCGATCAGCACTGTCGCGCTGGCGCTGCTCGCCGCCGGCGACCACGTGGTGGTGCAGCGCAGCACGTACGGCGGCACCACCTCGCTGGCCACCGGGCTGCTGCCACGCTTCGGCGTGGACTGCACCCAGGTCGACCAGACCGACTCCGACGCGTTCGCGCGGGCGCTGCGGCCGGAGACCCGGCTGGTGCTGGTGGAGACGCCGAGCAACCCGCTGCTGGAACTGACCGACCTGGCCGCCGTCGTCGAGGTGGCGCACGCGGCCGGCGCGCTGGTGGTGGTGGACAACACGTTCGCCACCCCGGTGAACCAGCGTCCGCTGGCGGCCGGCGCGGACCTGGTCTGGCACAGCGGCACGAAGTTCCTCGGCGGGCACTCCGACGTGTCCGCCGGGGTGGTGGTCGGCGGCGCGGAGCTGGTCGAGCGGGTGTGGCGCACGTCGATCGTCACCGGCGCCACGCTCGGCCCGGTGGACGCCTGGCTGCTGCTGCGCGGCCTGCGCACCCTGTCGCTGCGGGTGGAGCGGCACAACGCCAACGCGCTCGCCCTGGCCGAGGCGTTGGCGGACCACCCGGCGGTGGCCCGGGTCCGCTACCCGGGGCTGCCCTCGCACCCCCAGCACGAGCTGGCCCGGCGGCAGATGACCGGGTTCGGCGGGGTGCTCGGCGTCGAGCTGGCCGCCGGCCGGGACGGCGCGGCGGCGCTGCTGGCCGGGTTGCGCCTGGCCAAGCGGGCGGCCAGCCTCGGCAGCGTCAGCACGCTGGTGGTGCACCCGCGCTCGATGTGGGCCGGGATCGTGGACGCCGAGCAGCTCGCCGCGGCCGGGATCGGCGCGGGCCTGGTGCGCGTCTCCACCGGCATCGAGGACACCGACGACCTGGTGGCGGACTTCCTGGCGGCGTTGGCGGACGCGCCGGCCTGA
- a CDS encoding cryptochrome/photolyase family protein, with protein sequence MSPWRWLLADQVGPHFLDDDAQRVLLVETRALFAHRPLHRQKAHLILSALRHRAAELGDRARLVRADTFREALTALGEPVEVVHPSSRAALAFARTVDGLTVLPPRGFVTDRADFAAWADRRRGQLRMADFYRYARGRHGVLRDLPVPARRPRHRTPAEVPAPPPIVEDHIDAQVRRDLDRWQAEGIRFVGRDAPRRYPATHAEARARLTHFLDHRLPAYADTDGVLGDGLLARSVLSSSFNLGLLDPEPAIRAAERAGRTGAAPPAAVHRFVRGLFGWREFLWQLYWYFEPRYRGAGWLGANRPLPGWFDRLDADAVEARCLADVLAGVRDTGWAHQTARLTVLGNYGLQRGWRPTELADWFRRSFVDGADWVMNATVIGMSQYADLARIDTHPWAFDGAHLDRIGAPCGGCRYVPKETLGDDACPYTGGFEAFLHRNRERLAADPRLAAELAERADPQRRDAVLAQEEKRGDEAP encoded by the coding sequence ATGTCACCCTGGCGTTGGCTCCTGGCGGACCAGGTGGGTCCCCACTTCCTCGACGACGACGCGCAACGCGTCCTGCTGGTGGAGACCCGGGCGCTGTTCGCCCACCGGCCGCTGCACCGGCAGAAGGCACACCTGATCCTGTCCGCGCTGCGACACCGGGCGGCGGAGCTCGGCGACCGGGCGCGCCTGGTCCGCGCCGACACCTTCCGCGAGGCGCTCACCGCCCTGGGCGAGCCGGTCGAGGTGGTGCACCCGTCGTCGCGGGCGGCGCTCGCGTTCGCCCGTACCGTCGACGGGCTGACCGTGCTGCCGCCGCGCGGCTTCGTCACCGACCGGGCCGACTTCGCGGCCTGGGCCGACCGGCGGCGCGGCCAGCTCCGGATGGCCGACTTCTACCGGTACGCGCGGGGCCGGCACGGCGTGCTGCGGGACCTGCCCGTCCCGGCGCGCCGCCCGCGCCACCGCACCCCGGCCGAGGTGCCGGCGCCGCCGCCGATCGTCGAGGACCACATCGACGCGCAGGTGCGCCGGGACCTCGACCGCTGGCAGGCCGAGGGGATCCGGTTCGTCGGCCGGGACGCCCCGCGCCGCTACCCGGCCACGCACGCCGAGGCGCGGGCCCGGCTCACCCACTTCCTCGACCACCGGCTGCCGGCGTACGCCGACACCGACGGCGTGCTCGGCGACGGCCTGCTCGCGCGGAGCGTGCTGTCGTCCTCCTTCAACCTCGGCCTGCTCGACCCGGAACCCGCGATCCGGGCCGCCGAGCGCGCCGGCCGCACCGGCGCCGCGCCGCCGGCGGCGGTGCACCGGTTCGTACGCGGACTGTTCGGCTGGCGCGAGTTCCTGTGGCAGCTCTACTGGTACTTCGAGCCGCGCTACCGGGGCGCCGGCTGGCTCGGCGCGAACCGGCCGCTGCCCGGGTGGTTCGACCGGCTCGACGCCGACGCGGTGGAGGCGCGTTGCCTCGCCGACGTGCTCGCCGGCGTACGCGACACCGGGTGGGCGCACCAGACCGCGCGGCTGACCGTGCTCGGCAACTACGGCCTGCAACGCGGCTGGCGCCCCACCGAGCTGGCCGACTGGTTCCGGCGCAGCTTCGTCGACGGCGCCGACTGGGTCATGAACGCCACCGTCATCGGCATGAGCCAGTACGCCGACCTGGCCCGCATCGACACCCACCCGTGGGCGTTCGACGGCGCGCACCTGGACCGGATCGGCGCACCCTGCGGCGGCTGCCGGTACGTGCCGAAGGAGACGCTCGGCGACGACGCGTGCCCGTACACCGGTGGTTTCGAGGCGTTCCTGCACCGCAACCGGGAGCGTCTCGCGGCCGACCCGCGCCTCGCCGCCGAGCTGGCCGAGCGCGCCGACCCGCAGCGCCGCGACGCGGTGCTGGCGCAGGAGGAGAAGCGCGGCGACGAGGCGCCCTGA
- a CDS encoding winged helix-turn-helix domain-containing protein codes for MAADDTNAASAGTDPAERPFSLVIGVTPSPAERLRLTELLDGVAPLLLVADLDELRELIAPGEDVRRGPPPDTPGPPPDCALVIDAARSTARWGDREVALTRLERDLLTCLTTEPVRVWGYAELHRAVWHDAPTRHRADVQSLVKRLRRKLGELGTGVTVVAVRGVGLRLTDHRRPSVRGG; via the coding sequence GTGGCAGCAGACGACACGAACGCGGCCTCCGCCGGCACCGACCCGGCGGAGCGCCCCTTCTCGCTCGTCATCGGCGTGACGCCGTCCCCGGCCGAGCGGCTACGGCTCACCGAGCTGCTGGACGGCGTGGCCCCGCTGCTACTGGTCGCCGACCTGGACGAGCTGCGCGAGTTGATCGCCCCGGGGGAGGATGTCAGGCGAGGGCCCCCGCCTGACACCCCCGGGCCCCCGCCGGACTGCGCGTTGGTGATCGACGCGGCCCGGTCCACCGCCCGCTGGGGCGACCGGGAGGTCGCTCTCACCCGGCTGGAACGCGACCTGCTCACCTGCCTGACCACCGAGCCGGTGCGGGTGTGGGGCTACGCCGAGCTGCACCGCGCGGTCTGGCACGACGCACCGACCCGGCACCGCGCCGACGTGCAGTCCCTGGTCAAACGGCTGCGCCGGAAGCTCGGCGAGCTGGGCACCGGGGTCACCGTCGTCGCGGTGCGCGGCGTCGGCCTACGGCTGACCGACCACCGTCGACCGAGCGTGCGCGGCGGCTGA
- a CDS encoding S8 family serine peptidase, giving the protein MLRRPHRRGPAGRLVSAGAALLLAATTLAATGAPAQAGTGTGASAGDKIRPEVTHQLQGKSEGDFWIHFADRADLGKATAVKDWGQRGAAVAAMLKKTAADSQAKIRAELDRSGTKYQTFWATNAIKVSGGSLTMAQNFAAHAEVDGIYPPVAYELPKTVPGTNEKSTNALEWGIANINADDVWSQYGVKGAGITVASIDSGVQYDHPALVNSYRGNNGDGTFDHNYNWYDAAGECASAPCDSDGHGTHTMGTMAGSDGANQIGVAPEVKWIAANGCCPTDAALISSGQWMLEPTDLNGQNPDASKRPNIINNSWGTTQPSNEPFMEDVTDAWTASGIFGVWSNGNNGPSCQTSGSPGSLASNYSAGAYDINNNIASFSSRGTGQNGEIKPNISAPGVNVRSSVPNNSYASISGTSMAAPHLAGAIALLWSAAPTLVGDVTATRALLNDTAVDKADTQCGGTADDNNVYGEGRLDALALVAAAPIGDNGTLAGKVTDAAGAPIAGATVTLTGAADRTLTTGADGTYSSLLPAGDYQVVVSAFGYASRTLTATVTKNTTTTLDVTLTAVASVTVGGQVTDGSGHGWPLYAKVSVEGTPISDYTTPATGRYSLRLPAGATYRLKVEPQYPGYLTVTKEVTVGTGNLTANVAVPADPEACTTAPGYTTSSDGVYETFDGTGVPDGWSVVDNAGTGQVWEFDDKGERGNLTGGSGNFAIIDSDNYGSGGRQDTSLVSPVVDLTGVSAPVIRFNQDYNWLNSDRADVDLSLDGGTTWSNVLRQAADVRAKVTEVPIPQAADQSQVRVRFHYHDASWEWWWEVDNVLIGSKLVCKPVDGGLVLGHVRDKNDNGYVNGATVTSKDRPAEKATTVATPDDTELPDGFYWMFSSLTGRHPFTASAGNYVSQTKQVDVQTDWATAANFQLAAGKLSVQPTSLTGTARMPSGKVSKSFTVTNTGGAPVDVEFSERDGGFVLQRADGSQLSEQALLGSTGAPAQRLTAATSLAARSSGKSSTSVAAPAPAADPWTAIPGYPANVMDNRVVTVDGKVYSIAGGDGTTSSAKNYRYDPVAQSWSGIADLPGARNAVTAGVIDGKIVVTGGWGASGPDAGTWSYDAAANTWTPKAANPAPRAAAGQAVAGGKLYAIGGCTTANCLPMSNTVVRYDPGADSWETLPAYPKSVAFLSCGGIDGVVYCTGGNDGTNSQKAGYAFDPGANAWTAIPDAPADNWASSYAVANGKLLVVGGSQGGAITNAGFAFDPATNSWANLPNANAPRYRGGAACGFYKVGGSSGGFTATKDSEVLPGFGECAEGSADVSWLTVDKSKVTLAPGEKVTVTVGMTANVDQPGTYSASVVIKENTPYTVAPVAVTMIALPPTTWGKLSGTVTGRSCQGGTAPLPGATVQVDSWANSYTFTTNADGTYAYWMDRRNNPLTLIVAKDGWKPQTRQTKINSTTPTVEDFTLSPTRC; this is encoded by the coding sequence ATGCTGAGACGTCCACACAGAAGGGGTCCGGCCGGGCGGCTGGTGAGCGCGGGAGCGGCACTGCTCCTCGCCGCGACCACGCTGGCCGCGACCGGCGCTCCCGCGCAGGCCGGCACCGGCACCGGCGCGTCCGCCGGTGACAAGATCCGCCCGGAGGTCACCCACCAGCTCCAGGGCAAGAGCGAGGGCGACTTCTGGATCCACTTCGCCGACCGGGCCGACCTGGGCAAGGCCACCGCGGTCAAGGACTGGGGCCAGCGGGGCGCCGCGGTCGCCGCGATGCTGAAGAAGACCGCCGCCGACAGCCAGGCGAAGATCCGCGCCGAGCTGGACCGCTCGGGCACGAAATACCAGACGTTCTGGGCCACCAACGCCATCAAGGTCAGCGGCGGCTCGCTGACCATGGCGCAGAACTTCGCCGCGCACGCCGAGGTCGACGGCATCTACCCGCCGGTCGCCTACGAGCTGCCGAAGACCGTCCCCGGCACCAACGAGAAGTCGACGAACGCCCTGGAGTGGGGCATCGCCAACATCAACGCCGACGACGTCTGGTCGCAGTACGGCGTCAAGGGCGCCGGCATCACCGTGGCCAGCATCGACAGCGGCGTCCAGTACGACCACCCGGCGCTGGTGAACTCCTACCGGGGCAACAACGGCGACGGCACCTTCGACCACAACTACAACTGGTACGACGCGGCCGGCGAGTGCGCCAGCGCCCCCTGCGACTCCGACGGGCACGGCACCCACACCATGGGCACCATGGCCGGCTCGGACGGCGCCAACCAGATCGGCGTCGCCCCCGAGGTCAAGTGGATCGCCGCCAACGGGTGCTGCCCGACCGACGCCGCGCTGATCTCCTCCGGGCAGTGGATGCTGGAGCCCACCGACCTGAACGGGCAGAACCCGGACGCCAGCAAGCGGCCGAACATCATCAACAACTCGTGGGGCACCACGCAGCCGTCCAACGAGCCGTTCATGGAGGACGTCACCGACGCCTGGACCGCCTCCGGCATCTTCGGCGTCTGGTCCAACGGCAACAACGGCCCGTCCTGCCAGACCAGTGGCTCACCGGGCAGCCTGGCCAGCAACTACTCGGCCGGCGCGTACGACATCAACAACAACATCGCCAGCTTCTCCTCCCGGGGCACCGGGCAGAACGGCGAGATCAAGCCGAACATCTCGGCGCCCGGTGTGAACGTGCGCTCCAGCGTGCCGAACAACTCGTACGCCAGCATCAGCGGCACCTCGATGGCGGCGCCGCACCTGGCCGGCGCGATCGCGCTGCTCTGGTCGGCGGCGCCTACCCTGGTCGGTGACGTCACGGCGACCCGCGCGCTGCTCAACGACACGGCGGTGGACAAGGCCGACACGCAGTGCGGTGGCACCGCCGACGACAACAACGTCTACGGTGAGGGCCGCCTCGACGCGCTTGCGCTGGTCGCCGCCGCCCCGATCGGCGACAACGGCACCCTGGCCGGCAAGGTCACCGACGCGGCCGGCGCGCCGATCGCCGGCGCGACGGTCACCCTGACCGGCGCGGCGGACCGCACGCTCACCACCGGCGCCGACGGCACCTACTCCTCGCTGCTGCCCGCCGGCGACTACCAGGTCGTCGTCTCCGCCTTCGGGTACGCGAGCCGGACGCTGACCGCGACCGTCACCAAGAACACGACCACCACGCTCGACGTCACGCTCACCGCGGTCGCGAGCGTCACGGTCGGCGGGCAGGTCACCGACGGCTCCGGGCACGGCTGGCCGCTCTACGCGAAGGTGAGCGTCGAGGGCACGCCGATCTCCGACTACACGACGCCCGCCACCGGTCGCTACAGCCTGAGGCTGCCGGCCGGGGCGACGTACCGGCTCAAGGTCGAGCCGCAGTACCCCGGCTACCTGACCGTCACCAAGGAGGTCACGGTCGGCACCGGCAACCTGACCGCGAACGTCGCGGTGCCGGCCGACCCGGAGGCGTGCACCACCGCGCCCGGCTACACCACCAGCTCCGACGGCGTCTACGAGACGTTCGACGGCACCGGCGTGCCGGACGGCTGGTCCGTGGTGGACAACGCCGGCACCGGCCAGGTCTGGGAGTTCGACGACAAGGGCGAGCGCGGCAACCTGACCGGCGGCAGCGGCAACTTCGCCATCATCGACAGCGACAACTACGGCAGCGGGGGGCGACAGGACACCTCACTGGTCAGCCCGGTGGTCGACCTGACCGGGGTGAGCGCCCCGGTGATCCGGTTCAACCAGGACTACAACTGGCTCAACAGCGACCGGGCGGACGTCGATCTGAGCCTCGACGGCGGCACCACCTGGAGCAACGTGCTCCGACAGGCCGCCGACGTGCGCGCCAAGGTGACCGAGGTGCCGATCCCGCAGGCGGCGGACCAGTCGCAGGTGCGGGTGCGCTTCCACTACCACGACGCGAGCTGGGAGTGGTGGTGGGAGGTCGACAACGTGCTGATCGGCAGCAAGCTGGTCTGCAAGCCGGTCGACGGCGGCCTGGTCCTCGGCCACGTGCGCGACAAGAACGACAACGGCTACGTCAACGGCGCCACGGTGACCAGCAAGGACCGCCCGGCGGAGAAGGCCACCACGGTCGCCACCCCGGACGACACCGAACTGCCCGACGGCTTCTACTGGATGTTCTCGTCGCTGACCGGAAGGCACCCGTTCACCGCCAGCGCCGGCAACTACGTCAGCCAGACCAAGCAGGTGGACGTCCAGACCGACTGGGCCACCGCGGCCAACTTCCAACTGGCCGCCGGGAAGCTGTCGGTGCAGCCGACGTCGCTGACCGGCACGGCCCGGATGCCCAGCGGCAAGGTCAGCAAGTCGTTCACGGTGACCAACACCGGCGGGGCCCCGGTCGACGTCGAGTTCTCCGAGCGTGACGGCGGGTTCGTGCTGCAACGCGCGGACGGCTCGCAGCTCTCCGAGCAGGCGCTGCTCGGCTCGACCGGCGCGCCGGCGCAGCGACTGACCGCGGCGACGTCGCTCGCGGCCCGCTCGTCCGGCAAGTCGTCCACCTCGGTGGCGGCCCCCGCGCCGGCCGCGGACCCGTGGACCGCGATTCCGGGCTACCCGGCGAACGTGATGGACAACCGGGTCGTCACCGTCGACGGCAAGGTCTACTCGATCGCCGGCGGCGACGGCACCACGTCCAGCGCGAAGAACTACCGGTACGACCCGGTCGCGCAGTCCTGGTCCGGCATCGCCGACCTGCCCGGCGCCCGCAACGCCGTGACGGCCGGCGTGATCGACGGCAAGATCGTCGTCACCGGCGGCTGGGGCGCCTCCGGTCCGGACGCCGGCACCTGGTCGTACGACGCGGCGGCGAACACCTGGACGCCGAAGGCGGCCAACCCGGCGCCCCGGGCGGCGGCCGGTCAGGCGGTCGCGGGCGGCAAGCTGTACGCGATCGGCGGCTGCACCACCGCCAACTGCCTGCCGATGTCCAACACGGTGGTCCGGTACGACCCGGGCGCCGACTCCTGGGAGACGCTGCCGGCCTACCCGAAGTCGGTGGCGTTCCTGTCCTGCGGCGGGATCGACGGCGTCGTCTACTGCACCGGCGGCAACGACGGCACCAACTCGCAGAAGGCCGGCTACGCCTTCGACCCGGGCGCCAACGCCTGGACCGCCATCCCGGACGCGCCGGCCGACAACTGGGCCTCCTCGTACGCGGTGGCGAACGGCAAGCTCCTGGTCGTCGGCGGGTCGCAGGGCGGCGCCATCACCAACGCCGGGTTCGCGTTCGACCCGGCGACCAACTCCTGGGCCAACCTGCCCAACGCCAACGCCCCCCGCTACCGGGGCGGCGCGGCCTGCGGGTTCTACAAGGTCGGCGGCTCGTCGGGCGGCTTCACGGCCACCAAGGACAGTGAGGTCCTGCCCGGCTTCGGTGAGTGCGCCGAGGGCTCGGCCGACGTGAGCTGGCTGACCGTCGACAAGTCGAAGGTCACGCTGGCACCGGGTGAGAAGGTCACGGTCACGGTCGGCATGACCGCGAACGTGGACCAGCCGGGCACCTACTCGGCGTCGGTCGTCATCAAGGAGAACACCCCGTACACGGTGGCGCCGGTGGCGGTCACCATGATCGCGCTGCCGCCGACCACCTGGGGCAAGCTGTCCGGGACGGTCACCGGCCGGAGTTGCCAGGGCGGCACCGCGCCGCTGCCGGGCGCGACCGTCCAGGTCGACTCGTGGGCGAACTCCTACACGTTCACCACGAACGCCGACGGCACGTACGCCTACTGGATGGACCGGCGCAACAACCCGCTCACGTTGATCGTCGCCAAGGACGGCTGGAAGCCCCAGACCCGCCAAACGAAGATCAACTCCACCACGCCCACCGTGGAGGACTTCACCCTCTCCCCCACCCGCTGCTGA
- a CDS encoding winged helix-turn-helix domain-containing protein — translation MTAIPSLVIGIATTATERRQLAQLLGGTETFLIVSSAHQARRFLDLVRRPGPRAPVAPIAAPATTIDGPVLTGAEPEGSPAGVVPAEADAARPRAGGGRLVDDAAGSAGPSAPELAVDSDRRVLRWRDREVGLTPLEHDLLVCLTGTPGQVWTYARLHRAVWGNDHLGRRSDMHSVVRRLRHKLGRLDATATIHAVRGVGFRLAPS, via the coding sequence ATGACAGCGATCCCGTCCTTGGTCATCGGCATCGCGACCACGGCCACCGAGCGCCGGCAGCTCGCCCAGTTGCTCGGCGGCACCGAGACGTTCCTGATCGTCTCCAGCGCCCACCAGGCCCGCCGGTTCCTCGACCTGGTCCGCCGGCCGGGCCCCCGGGCGCCCGTGGCCCCGATCGCGGCGCCGGCGACCACGATCGACGGACCCGTCCTCACGGGCGCCGAGCCCGAGGGGTCGCCTGCCGGCGTGGTCCCGGCGGAGGCCGACGCCGCCCGGCCGCGTGCCGGGGGCGGGCGGTTGGTCGACGACGCCGCCGGGTCGGCCGGTCCGTCCGCACCGGAGCTGGCCGTCGACTCCGACCGGCGAGTGTTGCGCTGGCGTGATCGGGAGGTCGGGTTGACGCCGCTGGAGCACGACCTGCTGGTCTGTCTCACCGGCACTCCGGGTCAGGTGTGGACGTACGCCCGGCTGCACCGTGCGGTCTGGGGGAACGACCACCTCGGCCGGCGCTCCGACATGCACTCGGTGGTCCGCCGCCTTCGGCACAAGTTGGGCCGCCTGGACGCCACCGCCACGATCCACGCCGTCCGAGGCGTCGGCTTCCGCCTGGCCCCCTCCTGA
- a CDS encoding dihydrofolate reductase family protein gives MTAATTGVHPEPQTAAGKVLWHFTMSLDGFVAGPGHEMDWMTGFTMRPGLIGEYVATTGAVLAGRSAFDAAPNYHRPYGGAWQGRVFVLTHHPQDAPPTDGVTFLDCDPAEAVRIALDAADGRNVEVFSSSIGRQLLQRGLIDEIDLHIAPILLGEGIRLYDNPGGVPIRLDRVGGDGPTSAVDVRYRPRPA, from the coding sequence ATGACGGCAGCCACGACCGGCGTCCACCCCGAGCCGCAGACCGCGGCGGGCAAGGTGCTCTGGCACTTCACCATGTCGTTGGACGGCTTCGTGGCCGGCCCGGGACACGAGATGGACTGGATGACCGGCTTCACGATGCGCCCGGGTCTGATCGGCGAGTACGTCGCCACCACCGGCGCGGTGCTCGCCGGCCGCAGCGCCTTCGACGCCGCCCCGAACTACCACCGCCCGTACGGCGGGGCCTGGCAGGGGCGGGTCTTCGTGCTCACCCATCACCCGCAGGATGCGCCGCCCACCGACGGCGTGACGTTCCTCGACTGCGACCCGGCCGAGGCGGTGCGGATCGCGCTCGACGCCGCCGATGGCAGGAACGTCGAGGTGTTCTCGTCGAGCATCGGCCGGCAACTGCTCCAGCGCGGCCTGATCGACGAGATCGACCTGCACATCGCGCCGATCCTGCTCGGCGAGGGCATCCGCCTCTACGACAACCCCGGCGGTGTCCCGATCCGCCTGGACCGGGTCGGCGGTGACGGCCCCACGTCCGCTGTCGACGTGCGCTACCGGCCCCGGCCGGCCTGA
- a CDS encoding sigma-70 family RNA polymerase sigma factor, with protein MWSSFDQVSEVASVPVETRLEAYRPELTGYCYRMLGSAFEAEDAVQDTFVRAWRNFDRFEGRSALRTWLYRIATNVCLNMTASAQRRVRPMDLGPAGSGTASHPGEPRPEQIWLGPVPDDRVLPTAGDPAEVVAGRESVRLAFVAALQHLPPKQRAVLILREVLAWSAQEVADLLDTSVASVNSALQRARVTIASADTDAEVRRPLDEEQQALLARYVRAFAEYDLTALTALLHEDATLSMPPVPLWMRGPDDIVAWMTGTGSGCRGSRLVPVAANGMPAFGQYRRDPDSGHVPWSLIVVGLAGGRITSLNHFLDAERLFPLFGLPDRIEEGAGQPEQAGQIA; from the coding sequence ATGTGGTCTAGTTTCGACCAGGTGAGCGAGGTGGCGAGCGTCCCCGTCGAGACGCGACTCGAGGCGTACCGGCCGGAACTGACCGGCTACTGCTACCGGATGCTGGGCTCGGCCTTCGAGGCGGAGGACGCGGTGCAGGACACGTTCGTCCGGGCCTGGCGCAACTTCGACCGTTTCGAGGGGCGGTCCGCGCTGCGGACCTGGCTCTACCGGATCGCCACGAACGTCTGCCTGAACATGACCGCCAGCGCGCAGCGCCGGGTCCGGCCGATGGACCTCGGGCCGGCCGGCAGCGGCACCGCGAGCCACCCCGGCGAGCCGCGTCCGGAGCAGATCTGGCTCGGCCCGGTGCCGGACGACCGGGTGCTGCCCACCGCCGGCGACCCGGCCGAGGTGGTCGCCGGGCGGGAGTCGGTCCGGTTGGCGTTCGTCGCGGCGTTGCAGCACCTTCCGCCGAAGCAGCGGGCCGTGCTCATCCTGCGCGAGGTGCTGGCCTGGTCCGCCCAGGAGGTCGCGGACCTGCTCGACACGTCGGTGGCGAGCGTGAACAGCGCGCTGCAACGGGCCCGCGTCACGATCGCGTCCGCCGACACCGACGCCGAGGTGCGCCGTCCGCTCGACGAGGAGCAGCAGGCGCTGCTGGCCCGCTACGTGCGCGCCTTCGCGGAATACGACCTGACGGCGCTCACCGCGCTGCTGCACGAGGACGCGACGCTGTCCATGCCGCCGGTGCCGCTGTGGATGCGCGGCCCCGACGACATCGTGGCCTGGATGACCGGCACGGGCAGCGGCTGCCGCGGCTCCCGCCTGGTGCCGGTGGCGGCCAACGGCATGCCGGCGTTCGGGCAGTACCGGCGCGACCCCGACTCAGGGCACGTGCCCTGGTCGCTGATCGTGGTCGGGCTCGCCGGCGGCCGGATCACGTCGCTCAACCACTTCCTCGACGCCGAGCGCCTGTTCCCGCTCTTCGGCCTGCCGGACCGGATCGAGGAGGGCGCCGGCCAGCCCGAACAGGCCGGCCAGATCGCGTAG
- a CDS encoding NAD(P)H-dependent oxidoreductase has protein sequence MSTVRALVLNCTLKPSPAESSADLLGRELLAALADHDVDGEVVRVVDHHVRFGVSLDEGDGDEWPAIREKLIAAQILVIATPIWLGQPSSVCKMVLERLDAELAETDGQGRLLTFGKVAAVAVVGNEDGAHHVSAEVLQALNDVGFSAAATASTYWVGEAMGSVDYRDAGPKPDTTGSTTRTVAANAAHLAHLLADKPYPPS, from the coding sequence GTGAGCACCGTTCGTGCCCTGGTCCTGAACTGCACGTTGAAGCCGTCACCCGCCGAGTCCAGCGCCGACCTGCTCGGTCGGGAGCTGCTGGCCGCGCTCGCCGACCACGACGTGGACGGCGAGGTGGTCCGGGTGGTGGACCACCACGTCAGGTTCGGCGTGTCGCTGGACGAGGGCGACGGCGACGAGTGGCCGGCGATCCGGGAGAAGCTCATCGCCGCGCAGATCCTGGTGATCGCCACCCCGATCTGGCTGGGTCAGCCGTCGAGCGTCTGCAAGATGGTGCTGGAGCGCCTCGACGCCGAGCTTGCCGAGACCGACGGGCAGGGACGACTGCTCACCTTCGGCAAGGTCGCGGCGGTGGCGGTGGTCGGCAACGAGGACGGCGCGCACCACGTCAGCGCCGAGGTGCTCCAGGCGCTCAACGACGTCGGCTTCTCGGCCGCCGCCACCGCCTCGACCTACTGGGTGGGAGAGGCGATGGGCAGCGTCGACTACCGGGACGCCGGGCCGAAACCGGACACCACCGGCAGCACCACGAGGACGGTCGCCGCGAACGCCGCCCACCTGGCCCACCTGCTCGCCGACAAGCCCTATCCGCCGAGCTGA
- a CDS encoding DivIVA domain-containing protein, with protein sequence MGVYRSRHALTGPLTPARIEAIRLPLTSRLRRGYRIDDVDAVLRRLAHELAERSRQLSVVAAENHQIKTALRTWQSEQVDDAVGQLGG encoded by the coding sequence ATGGGCGTCTACCGCAGCCGCCACGCCCTGACCGGGCCGCTCACCCCCGCCCGGATCGAGGCCATCAGGCTGCCGCTGACGTCGCGGCTGCGGCGCGGCTACCGCATCGACGACGTGGACGCCGTCCTGCGCCGCCTCGCCCACGAACTGGCCGAACGATCCCGCCAACTGAGCGTGGTCGCCGCCGAGAACCACCAGATCAAGACCGCGCTGCGCACCTGGCAGTCCGAGCAGGTCGACGACGCGGTCGGTCAGCTCGGCGGATAG